The genomic segment TCGAAGAAATCGCTCGGGCTCGATGCGCTCGACCGCGTGACGGAGAAGTTCGAGAACTGGGATCCGAAGCTGCCCGGCGCGATCAAGGCCCCCGGCGCGCCGGCCTTCCCGGCCGACCCGCAAGACGCGGCTCCGGCGGCTTTCGAGGCGCATCCGGACGAGCTCGACGACGAGCCCGATCTGGCCCCCGAACCCGCCCCGGCGCCTGCGCCCGAGGCAAAGCCCAAGCCCGCCGAGGCGGCCGGTGCGGCCGACAAACCCGCGCCCAAACCCGGCAAGAAACCCGCCGCCAAGAAGGGTGAGGCATGAGCGCGAACGACAATCTCGACGACACCGCAGCGCCGCTGATCGAGCATCTGGCGGAGCTGCGCACGCGCATCCTCTATGCGCTCGGCGCCTTCGTGGTGGCCATGGTCGCGGCCTATTCGGTCTGGAACTACATCTTCAACTTCCTGACCCACCCGATCTGTCAGGCGCTCGCCGATCGCGGCCAGCAATGCGGCCTCTACCTGATCAAGCTGCAAGAGGGCTTCTTCGTCGCGATCAACATCTCCTTCGTGGGGGGCTTCGCGCTGAGCTTCCCGGTGATCGCCTACCAGCTCTGGCGCTTCGTCGCGCCGGGGCTCTATCGCTCTGAAAAGGCGGCGTTCTTGCCGTTTCTCGTGGCCTCGCCGGTGATGTTCTTCGCGGGGGCGGCCTTCGCCTATTACGTCATCCTGCCGATGGCCTTCACCTTCTTCCTCGGCTTCCAGCAAGGGGGCCTCGGCGAGGGCGCGACGAACGAGCTCGCCTCGATCGGCTTTCAGGGCTCGGTGCAGGAATATCTCAACCTGACGATCAAGTTCATCCTCGCCTTCGGGATCTGCTTCCAGCTGCCGGTGCTGCTGACGCTGATGGGCAAGGCGGGGCTTGTCTCCGCCAAGGGGCTCGCCAGCGTGCGCCGCTATGCGGTGGTGGTGATCCTGATCGTCGCCGCGATCGCGACGCCGCCCGATGTGGTCAGCCAGGTGACGCTCTTCTCGGTGGTCTACGGGCTTTACGAGGTCGCGATCCAGCTTGTCGCACGGATCGAGCGCAAGCGCGAGGCGAAGATGCGCGCCGAGGGCACCTGGGTCGATGAGGACGAGGACGAAGACGAGGGCAAGGCATGAGCGACGCGCTGACCCGCATCGCCGAGGCGCTCGAGCGCATGGCCCCCGCGCCGCGCCCGGCGCCCGATTTCGGCGCCGCCGAGGCGTTTCTCTGGGCGACCGAGCCTGACCGGCTGGTGCCGGTGCGCAAGGTCAGCCGGGTGGCGCTCGACCTCTTGCGCGGCATCGACCGCGCGCGCGACACGCTCTTGGCCAATACGCTGCAATTCGCGCGCGGCTATGCGGCGAACAATGCGCTGCTGTGGGGCGCGCGGGGGATGGGCAAGAGCTCGCTCGTCAAGGCGGTGCATGCCGAGGTGCTGGCGCAGGGGCTGCCGCTCAAACTGGTGGAGCTTGCGCGCGAGGATCTGCCCTCGGTGGGGCGGCTGATGAACCATCTGCGCGCCTCCGGCAGCCGGTTCTTGCTCTTTTGCGATGACCTGTCGTTCAGCCATGACGACCAGCATTACAAGAGCCTGAAGGCGGTGCTCGATGGCGGGATCGAGGGGCGGCCGGCCAATGTGCTGCTCTATGCGACCTCGAACCGGCGCCACCTGATGCCGCGCGACATGATCGAGAACGAGCGCTCGACCGCGATCAACCCCGCCGAGGCGGTCGAGGAAAAGGTCTCGCTCTCGGATCGCTTCGGGCTCTGGCTCGGCTTCCACCCCTGCAGCCAGGATGAATTCCTCGCCATGATCGCGGGCTATTGCGCGGCCTATGGGGTCGAGATCGGCGCAGACGAGCTGCGCGCCGAGGCGATCGAATGGCAGGCGACACGCGGCAGCCGCTCAGGCCGGGTCGCCTGGCAATATTTCTCCGATCTCGCGGGGCGACGCGGCATCGCGCTCTGACCGCCATCGAGCCGAGTGGAACGCGCGCCCCCCGGGGCGCGTTTTGCATTCCATATTGAGAACGTATGGCGGATAGTCATTCTCAAATAAGTCCATTTTGTGCATAGTCACTTGGGCGTATCTCTCCCCCATGACCAATGAACGACCGCCCCGCGGTCCTGAAGGAGAGATGAAATGACCAACCTGCTCGCCACTTTCGGCTTCGGCTCCGAAACCGCGATCGCCGCCGCCGCGCTCGTGCTGCGCCTTGCCCTCGCGGGGCTGTTCCTCGCCCATGCCTGGCTGAAGATCTTCGTCTTCACCCCGGCCGGCGCCGCAGGCTACTTCCAATCGCTCGGCCTGCCCGGCGCGCTCGCCTATGTCACCATCGCGGTGGAGATCCTCGGCGCGCTCGCCCTGCTCCTTGGCTTCCAGACGAGCCTCGTGGCCCTCGCGCTGATCCCGGTTCTGCTTGGCGCCGCGATCCTTGCCCATGGTCCGAACGGCTTTTGGTTCACCAATGCCAATGGCGGCTGGGAATATCCGGCGTTCTGGACCGTCGCGCTCTTCGTGCAAGCGCTCCTCGGCGGCGGGCTCCTCGCGCTGACCAAATGACAGAAAAAGGGGGGCGCTGCCCCCCCTTTACGACATCAAGAGCAAGACCAGAAGTTGCGGCGCGAGGATCCGCAGGCACATGACCAGCGGATAGACCGACGCATAGCCGATCGATTGCGCCGAGGAGCCCGACATCGCATTGGCGAAGGCGAGCGCGGGCGGGTCGGTCATCGAGCCGGCCATCACGCCCGCGAGGCTGAGGTAATTCACCTTCCAGACCGCGCGCGCCACGATCCCGACGGTCAGGAGCGGAATGAGCGTGATCAGCGCGCCATAGCCCATCCAGTGAAAGCCCTCGCCGCGGGTCAGCGTCTCGAGGAAATTGCCCCCCGCTTTCAGCCCGACCGCCGCGAGAAAGAGGATGATCCCGAGCTCGCGCAGCGCGTGGTTCGCGACCGGCGGCATGAAGAACACGAAGGGCCCGAAGAAGCCCAGCCGCGAAAGCGCGATCGCGACGACGAGCGGGCCGCCTGCGAGGCCGAGTTTGAGCGGGGCGGGCAGGCCGGGCAGCAGGATCGGGATCGAGCCGACCAGCACGCCGAGCACGATGCCGAAGAACACGGCCGAGAACTGCGCCTGTTCGAGGGCCGCGTTGCGGTCGCCAAAGAGGGTCTTGATGCTCGCGATATCCTCCTGCGCGCCGACCACGGTGAGGATATCGCCAAATTGCAGCGCGAGGCTGCCTTGGGCGGTGAGCTCGGTGCCCGCCCGCATCACCCGCGAGACCGAGACCCCATGCCCTTCGAGGCCGAAATCGCGCAGATGGCGGCCGAGCGCCTTCTTCTCGGTCACCACCACGCGCTGCCAGGTCAGGTTGGTGCCCTTGGTCGTGGTGAGGGCGACATCGACCTCTTCGCCGAGGATCAACATCATGTTGTGGAGCTTCTCCGCCGGCCCCACGAGATGGAGGATATCGCCAAGCGCGAGGCGCATCGAGCGGCTCGGGTGGAGGAGCTGGTCGCCCTTGCGCAGCCGCGACACGACGACGCCGGCGTCGTAGAGATCGGGCACCTCGCCGAGGCTCAGCCCCTCGAAATTCGGGTTGCGCAGCGCCACGTTCATCGCCGGCAGCGCGCCCGCGCCGCGGCGTCGGCTCTGCTCGAAGGCCTCCTCCTCGGCCTCGATCTTCACCCGGAAGACCGCGCGCACGACGAGCATCGAGATCAGGATGCCCACGATCCCGAACGGATAGGCGACTGCATAGCCCAGGCCCGGCAGCGCCACCGTCGCCGGGTCGGCGCCGATGTCTTTCAGCGCCTGAGTCGCGGCGCCAAGGCCCGGCGTGTTGGTCACCGCCCCCGACATCACGCCGACGAGCGCGGGCACCGGCACCCCCGCCACAAAATGCAGCGCCGCCGCCGTCAGCACGCCAAGCAGGACCACCGAGGCCGCGATGATATTGAGCTGAAGCCCGGATTTTTGCAGCGTCGAGAAGAAGCCCGGCCCGACCTGGATGCCGATCGTGAAAACGAACAGGATCAGCCCGAATTCGCGCACGAATTCCATCATTTCGGCATCGAAATGCAGCCCCGCGGCGCCCGCGACATGGCCGACGAAGATCCCCGCGAAGAGCACGCCGCCGATGCCGAGCCCGATCCCGCGCCAGTTCAGCCCGCCGAGCCAGAGCCCGAGCGAGCCCGCCACCCCGAGCGCGATACTCGCCAGCGCGACCGCCGGAAGCCCTTGCAAGAATGCGACGAGCGCGTTCATGTTTGCCCCTTTCTGACGCAAACGGCACGTCCCCGCGCCTCAAGACGCAGGGTGCGGGCCGTGACCTCTGCGGTCAACAGCTCTCTCACATGGAGATTGAAATTTCGTATCCAGGCGCGGCATCTGCCGAAAACTTCCGCGCCCGCAACGGGTTATTCGAGGTAGGGCATCGGGTCGACGCTGTCGATGCCCTTGCGGACCTCGAAATGCAGATAGGCCGGCTGGCCGCCCGCGACCTTGGCGATGGTCTGGCCGCGCTTGACGGCGGCGCCCTTCTGCACCGCGATATCGGTGACGTTGTAGTAGATCGTCACCAGATTGTCGGGGTGTTTGATGCCGATGAAATAGACCTGCTCGGTATCCTGGCTGAGCACGATCACGGTGCCGCCCTCGGCCGCGGCGACGGGGGTGCCGGCGGCGGAGGCGATGTCGATCCCGTCGTTTTTCTTCTTCACATAGGGGCGGATGATCGCGCCCGAGACCGGCATTTGCAGCCGCGATTTGGCCGAGGCGGCGGTGCGCTGGCCGCCCATGTCGGGCGCGGCGCTGGTGTCGACGGGCTCGGAGGCCTTCGGCGGCGCCTCGTCGGGCAGGGGTTTGGCGGCCGAGGGCGGCGTCGGCGTGGGCGAGCCCGCGCCCGGCTCGGTGGTGGGCTCGGCGGCGGCGACCTGGGTCTTGGCGGCGGCCACCGGGATCAGCAGATATTGCCCCTCGCGGACGTTGAGATCGGCGGGCAGGCCGTTCCAGTCGGCCAGCGAGCGCACCGGCACGTTGTAATAACGCGCAATCGAATAGGCGGTCTCGCCGCGGGCGACCTTGTGGCGCACGGGCTCGGGGCCGGCGGCGGCGGCGGCGGCCTTGGCGGCGCTCGGCGCGGGGGCGGCGGCGGCGGGCGCAGCGGCAGGTGCGCTCGCGGCGGGCTGGCTCGCCTCGGCGCGGTCGATCGCCGAGGAGGCGAGCGAGGTGATGTCGATGGTTTCGGTGCCGGTCCCGGCGGGGGCCGTGGCGGCGGGCGCGGCGGGCTCGGCCACCCGGCGGGGCAGGGCGAGCACCTCGTTCTTGTTCAGCGCCGCCTCCGGCGAGACCGCATTATAGCGCGCAAGCTCGGCCGGATCGACGCCGACGCGCGCCGCGACCGAGGCGACGGTATCGCCGTTGCGCGCCACCGCGACCTGATAATTCGGGTACGAGATCACGCCGCGGCTGTCGGGCGTCGGGCGGTCGGCGGTGGCCTGACGCGCCGCGGCCGAGGTATCGAAACCGGATTTGCCGAATTTGCGCAGATCGGGGTCGAAATCGGAGCAGGCGGTGAGCGCCAGCAGCGCGGCGCCGGTCATCAGAAGCGGAACCAGACGGGTGGGCTTGGGGGCTTCGGTCATCAGCTCGGTCCTCGGTCTCAGGGCCCCTTCGGCGGGGCTTGTCTTTGAATTTCAGTCGCTTGCCAGGCCTTCGACGAGCGGCACGAAGCGCACGGGGCGCAGCTCTTCGTAATCATACCCGCTCTCGAGCCGGCGCACGCGGATCAGGCTTTGCACCGTATCCGACTGGCCGACAGGCACAACCATGATACCGCCGATCTTGAGCTGCGACAACAGCAGCCCGGGCGGATCTTCGGCCGCGGCGGTGACGAGAATGCGGTCGAAGGGCGCCTGATCGGGCAGGCCAAGCGCGCCATCGCCCGCCAGCGCCACGATATTGGGCAGGCCGAGCGCGCGGAAGAGCCCCTCGGCCTCGCGCACGAGCCGACGGTGGCGGTCGACCGTATAGACGCGGCGCACGAGGCAGCTCAGCACCGCCGCCTGATAGCCCGAGCCCGTGCCCACCTCGAGCACCGTGTCGCGCGGGCTGGTCTCCAGCGCCTGGGTCATCAGCGCCACGATCGAGGGCTGCGAGATCGTCTGGCCGCAGGCGATCGGCAGGGGCATATCCTCATAGGCGCGCCCGGCGAAGATATTGCGCACGAACAGGCCGCGGTCGATCCGCTCCATCGCGCCCAGAACCCGTTGATCCGTCACGCCTT from the Rhodobacter xanthinilyticus genome contains:
- the tatC gene encoding twin-arginine translocase subunit TatC: MSANDNLDDTAAPLIEHLAELRTRILYALGAFVVAMVAAYSVWNYIFNFLTHPICQALADRGQQCGLYLIKLQEGFFVAINISFVGGFALSFPVIAYQLWRFVAPGLYRSEKAAFLPFLVASPVMFFAGAAFAYYVILPMAFTFFLGFQQGGLGEGATNELASIGFQGSVQEYLNLTIKFILAFGICFQLPVLLTLMGKAGLVSAKGLASVRRYAVVVILIVAAIATPPDVVSQVTLFSVVYGLYEVAIQLVARIERKREAKMRAEGTWVDEDEDEDEGKA
- the tatB gene encoding Sec-independent protein translocase protein TatB, producing the protein MLDIGWSELLLIGVVALIVVGPKDLPHMFHSLGRMTAKARAMGREFSRAMEEAARDSGLDAAAQNVKDLKGLTSKKSLGLDALDRVTEKFENWDPKLPGAIKAPGAPAFPADPQDAAPAAFEAHPDELDDEPDLAPEPAPAPAPEAKPKPAEAAGAADKPAPKPGKKPAAKKGEA
- a CDS encoding putative transporter; amino-acid sequence: MNALVAFLQGLPAVALASIALGVAGSLGLWLGGLNWRGIGLGIGGVLFAGIFVGHVAGAAGLHFDAEMMEFVREFGLILFVFTIGIQVGPGFFSTLQKSGLQLNIIAASVVLLGVLTAAALHFVAGVPVPALVGVMSGAVTNTPGLGAATQALKDIGADPATVALPGLGYAVAYPFGIVGILISMLVVRAVFRVKIEAEEEAFEQSRRRGAGALPAMNVALRNPNFEGLSLGEVPDLYDAGVVVSRLRKGDQLLHPSRSMRLALGDILHLVGPAEKLHNMMLILGEEVDVALTTTKGTNLTWQRVVVTEKKALGRHLRDFGLEGHGVSVSRVMRAGTELTAQGSLALQFGDILTVVGAQEDIASIKTLFGDRNAALEQAQFSAVFFGIVLGVLVGSIPILLPGLPAPLKLGLAGGPLVVAIALSRLGFFGPFVFFMPPVANHALRELGIILFLAAVGLKAGGNFLETLTRGEGFHWMGYGALITLIPLLTVGIVARAVWKVNYLSLAGVMAGSMTDPPALAFANAMSGSSAQSIGYASVYPLVMCLRILAPQLLVLLLMS
- a CDS encoding peptidoglycan DD-metalloendopeptidase family protein; this encodes MTEAPKPTRLVPLLMTGAALLALTACSDFDPDLRKFGKSGFDTSAAARQATADRPTPDSRGVISYPNYQVAVARNGDTVASVAARVGVDPAELARYNAVSPEAALNKNEVLALPRRVAEPAAPAATAPAGTGTETIDITSLASSAIDRAEASQPAASAPAAAPAAAAPAPSAAKAAAAAAGPEPVRHKVARGETAYSIARYYNVPVRSLADWNGLPADLNVREGQYLLIPVAAAKTQVAAAEPTTEPGAGSPTPTPPSAAKPLPDEAPPKASEPVDTSAAPDMGGQRTAASAKSRLQMPVSGAIIRPYVKKKNDGIDIASAAGTPVAAAEGGTVIVLSQDTEQVYFIGIKHPDNLVTIYYNVTDIAVQKGAAVKRGQTIAKVAGGQPAYLHFEVRKGIDSVDPMPYLE
- a CDS encoding DoxX family protein is translated as MTNLLATFGFGSETAIAAAALVLRLALAGLFLAHAWLKIFVFTPAGAAGYFQSLGLPGALAYVTIAVEILGALALLLGFQTSLVALALIPVLLGAAILAHGPNGFWFTNANGGWEYPAFWTVALFVQALLGGGLLALTK
- a CDS encoding ATP-binding protein, whose protein sequence is MSDALTRIAEALERMAPAPRPAPDFGAAEAFLWATEPDRLVPVRKVSRVALDLLRGIDRARDTLLANTLQFARGYAANNALLWGARGMGKSSLVKAVHAEVLAQGLPLKLVELAREDLPSVGRLMNHLRASGSRFLLFCDDLSFSHDDQHYKSLKAVLDGGIEGRPANVLLYATSNRRHLMPRDMIENERSTAINPAEAVEEKVSLSDRFGLWLGFHPCSQDEFLAMIAGYCAAYGVEIGADELRAEAIEWQATRGSRSGRVAWQYFSDLAGRRGIAL
- a CDS encoding protein-L-isoaspartate(D-aspartate) O-methyltransferase — encoded protein: MSEPTAPEPEETAPSAEELAERKMRFLFALRSKGVTDQRVLGAMERIDRGLFVRNIFAGRAYEDMPLPIACGQTISQPSIVALMTQALETSPRDTVLEVGTGSGYQAAVLSCLVRRVYTVDRHRRLVREAEGLFRALGLPNIVALAGDGALGLPDQAPFDRILVTAAAEDPPGLLLSQLKIGGIMVVPVGQSDTVQSLIRVRRLESGYDYEELRPVRFVPLVEGLASD